Proteins from a genomic interval of Plasmodium reichenowi strain SY57 chromosome 11, whole genome shotgun sequence:
- a CDS encoding mechanosensitive ion channel protein, translated as MNEEKDENLKPFSRSKYPQSLMIDMSRSYMTKQDRINALNLYIQKSSYNPQLLQDDEEEDDEGESETIGDIILRILSIIFPDVSPGLWFFIHFIMNLIVLCVSLSSLSEPNVHDPISEPKYNRKFIYGSMYCSFLILGINIVSFSILMSLHALVQKFILEKLLQPSALCAAFYNTVDPELVYLFWSSIQIIYWRTNIILKSGSNENNNNNNYYILRIFGYKDDETPFMFLKNIHWLITFPILLYIVFAVRLLFLSIISFIFELGFLMNAHDLLGKYLRKYGVLRKFNIEWFMFVADKQENIRTLFGYELYQDERIMKQIETDDISKKFIQNTAELLLFKNLPRNCTCCKITINRNKKNTMKLLLPPVFEAKNIIKSESSSLKNWLACHYVVNTPPLLFLLNNSIALTNKNSIRNASDIFFRQIIMSLKIYYQEKNDTYAFTTTPIHNNNNNNNNNNYNNNNNNNNNNNNNNISMDGLLPHSNILNINTNEKNQFFLKHKKTFPSKTNPNKIIPQEKFKKKKKNFHTYYSSDDDKQKKINLENIFHDVDTYDTKDEGTKEENLTDENKTSHHMIYEQNIQKIQSIKLNENIKKNKKRDPSKNKSKQTNKTKKKNIPGEHMNHIGKMSQTKKENDINMEEQNDQKKKKKDNMDKMDNLYVKNQMIHIEEENYNVKNVKNVKNIKNIKIINNDIANEISDTTMNIIEHDQINEKQNYDIITTTKENIMNGSNKENIDILPNEKYNVDKHIHNINIDKDLKDGSHFYDMTNSNMNDTKFNILITPSFSTIQNKKDINDTCEKDYTSNKINNINKINNINKINKMIHNDDDDDDNNNNNNNIIICEDEINQELKYNIKGGDKDEYPNQLENYNSISVQISDFNIDDVLKKKYTNESIHKMEINSFENNDIMIQKNNEILQNDNNEISHNNNNNNNNIKKEDEYDNYLEDKDNKKHSLHFNDIPLLGGFLFKRNEESIDGNISNINKNSCNEEDMNNNENVEYHIPFYKKKKEKSGRKLKSSGKEKHTYEINKGSKNIKNRWSLNKNTYYYYHSHLLNEEMNILERSDAINVKKYREKYNKDRFKICKKVFRCLFCKRYKKEERLDKIRKDISSDLEDPFVMNVKSPIQLTLSGNEYITKDMIEVFLKPEETEEFMKEFDLSGHGKIDMIMFRNAIKRAISCRKKFIKSLKGQESILKLVRRLMSILLSFLASVVLLFLFGVSADTIIVTGAAFITAVTVILSYMYTNFITSVIFIAFSNPYNIGDRIRLDGGEAMYIKKIKTYTTEFETTTGKIVIYENSKLSNVKIYNESRSKNAYIDISFKVDINTPLVALKELRKSLQYLVDSRPSDFCKTKNLYFGYSLQPGHFYEISFWIKCVEGWGNWRKVFELRTDIYDFIILQLRILSISYRLPTQKIGFTAPLNIADGYNNNNNNNINNIQSNYNTNRNINNNMNINTQQPKINYPPHGNNNFPTQHLRYNRNKPLQYTSPPKEARNPLFLEAAKHKREFDISSHQSSNEQHEAPIHMIYNEDLNFEDQPLKKNKVKSVYNCYKYVKSRNDNNMDTSIENRNGYMYESYLQKNEDYNDYFIYNKRIKETHDFNTKKNININNNKMNNNKNNFLMNTFQNNVQSISSMNNYHDVYYNNDKYYKTLHEQQKLYNNNNNIKNINNHENIDNIDNHNYNRINNILYDYTNMNLITSDNSYSYDNKKIIKCNNVPGVLNSDDSNHTDNMKGNNIYRNNNHFNNSRNNMKVKSGDYFNPVYPYNDDIYTAHKNKEPQNIFENLYKLKKISNPNSDEKNYFSYDSSSGYDSYDCVKHFTYLHDKKQNILLKRRKIKMA; from the coding sequence atgaatgaaGAGAAGGATGAAAATTTAAAACCTTTTTCAAGGTCTAAATATCCTCAATCGTTGATGATAGATATGTCTAGATCTTATATGACAAAACAAGATAGAATAAATGcattaaatttatatattcagAAATCTTCTTATAATCCGCAGTTATTACAagatgatgaagaagagGATGATGAGGGTGAGAGCGAAACTATTGGGGACATTATTCTTCGTATATTATCTATAATATTTCCTGATGTATCTCCTGGTTTATGgttttttattcattttataatgaATTTAATAGTTTTGTGTGTAAGTTTAAGTTCTTTATCTGAACCTAACGTACATGATCCGATATCAGAACCTAAATATAATAGGAAGTTTATATATGGAAGTATGTATTGTAGTTTTTTGATATTAGGTATAAATATAGTTTCTTTTAGTATATTAATGTCATTGCATGCACTAGTTCAAAAATTCATTTTAGAAAAACTATTACAACCTAGTGCTTTATGTGCAGCTTTTTATAATACGGTTGATCCTGAATTagtttatttattttggtcatcaatacaaataatatattggAGAACGAATATAATACTAAAATCTGGATCgaatgaaaataataataataataattattatattttaagaaTATTTGGTTATAAAGATGATGAAACACcttttatgtttttaaaaaatatacattgGTTAATTACCTTCccaatattattatatatagtcTTTGCAGTaagattattatttttatctattatatcttttatttttgaattAGGTTTTTTGATGAATGCCCATGATTTACTTGGGAAAtatttaagaaaatatgGTGTGCTACGTAAATTTAATATCGAATGGTTTATGTTTGTAGCTGACAAACAAGAAAATATTAGAACATTATTTGGTTATGAACTTTACCAAGATGAACGAATAATGAAACAGATAGAAACGGATGATATTAGTAAAAAGTTTATACAAAATACAGcagaattattattatttaaaaactTGCCTCGAAATTGTACATGTTgtaaaataacaataaatagaaataaaaaaaatactatgaaattattattaccacCTGTTTTTGAAGCAAAGAATATTATCAAATCAGAAAGTTCTTCTCTAAAAAATTGGCTAGCTTGTCATTATGTTGTTAATACACCACctttattgtttttattaaataatagCATAGCCTTAACCAATAAAAATTCCATACGAAATGCAAgtgatatattttttagacaaattattatgtctttaaaaatatattatcaagaaaaaaatgacaCCTATGCATTTACCACAACACCTATACataacaacaacaataataataataataacaactacaacaataataataataataataataataataataataataacatcTCCATGGATGGTTTGTTACCACACAGTAATATTcttaatattaatacaaatgaaaagaatcaattttttttaaaacacAAAAAAACATTTCCCTCTAAAACAAATccaaataaaataattccACAGgaaaaattcaaaaaaaaaaaaaaaaactttcatacatattattCTTCTGATGACGATaaacagaaaaaaattaatctagaaaatatttttcatgATGTAGATACATATGATACTAAAGATGAAGGAACAAAGGAGGAAAATTTAACCGACGAGAATAAAACATCTCATCATATGatatatgaacaaaatatacaaaagaTACAATCTATAAAgttaaatgaaaatataaaaaaaaataaaaaaagagatCCATCCAAAAATAAATCcaaacaaacaaataaaacgaaaaaaaaaaatataccaGGTGAACACATGAACCATATAGGAAAAATGTCCcaaacaaaaaaagaaaatgatataaatatggaagaacaaaatgaccaaaaaaaaaaaaaaaaagataatatggataaaatggataatctatatgtaaaaaatcAAATGATTCATatagaagaagaaaattataacgTAAAAAACgtaaaaaatgtaaaaaatataaaaaatataaaaataattaataatgaCATAGCAAACGAAATAAGTGACACTACTATGAATATTATAGAACATGAtcaaataaatgaaaaacaaaattatgatattataactacaacaaaagaaaacatCATGAATGGTTCgaataaagaaaatatagatatattaccaaatgaaaaatataatgtggacaaacatatacataatataaatatagataaagATTTAAAAGATGGGTctcatttttatgatatGACAAATTCAAATATGAATGATACGAAGTTTAATATACTAATAACACCTTCTTTCTCAACTATTCAAAATAAGAAGGATATTAATGATACCTGTGAAAAGGATTATACATCtaacaaaataaacaatataaacaaaataaacaatataaacaaaataaacaaaatgatccataatgatgatgatgatgatgataataataataataataataatattattatttgtgAGGACGAAATAAACCAAGAATtaaaatacaatataaaGGGTGGTGATAAAGATGAATATCCTAACCAActagaaaattataatagCATTTCAGTTCAAATAAGTGATTTTAATATTGATGAtgttttgaaaaaaaaatatacaaatgaaTCTATACATAAAATGGAGATAAATAGTTTcgaaaataatgatataatgatacaaaaaaataatgagaTATTACAAAATGATAACAACGAAATATCGcacaataataataataataataataatattaaaaaagaagatgaatatgataattatttagaagataaagataataagAAACATAGTTTACATTTCAATGATATTCCTTTATTAGGTggttttctttttaaaaggAATGAAGAATCTATTGATGGtaatatttcaaatattaataagaaTTCATGTAATGAAGAagatatgaataataatgaaaatgtaGAATACCATATTCCCttttataagaaaaagaaagaaaaaagtgGTCGGAAATTAAAATCGAGTGGGAAGGAAAAACATACATACGAAATTAATAAAGGTAgtaagaatataaaaaatagatggtctttaaataagaatacatattattattatcattcaCATTTACTTAATGAagaaatgaatatattagaaAGAAGTGATGCTAtaaatgttaaaaaatatcgagaaaaatataataaggataggtttaaaatatgtaaaaagGTGTTTAGatgtttattttgtaaaagatataaaaaagaagaaagaTTAGATAAGATACGGAAGGATATTTCTTCTGATTTAGAGGATCCATTTGTTATGAATGTAAAGAGTCCTATACAATTAACTTTGAGTGgaaatgaatatattacaaaagATATGATAGAGGTTTTTTTAAAACCTGAAGAAACGGAAGAATTTATGAAAGAGTTTGATTTATCTGGACATGGGAAAATTGATATGATTATGTTTCGTAATGCTATAAAAAGGGCTATATCatgtagaaaaaaatttattaaaagttTAAAAGGTCAAGAAagtatattaaaattagTAAGAAGATTAATgtcaatattattatcatttctAGCTTCGgttgtattattatttttgtttgGAGTATCAGCAGATACTATTATAGTAACAGGTGCAGCATTTATAACAGCAGTAACGGTTATTTTAAGTTATATGTATACTAATTTTATAACATctgttatatttatagcATTTTCAAATCCATATAATATAGGAGATAGGATAAGATTAGATGGTGGGGAAGCtatgtatattaaaaaaataaaaacatatacTACAGAATTTGAGACAACTACTGGAaaaattgtaatatatgaaaattcAAAATTAAGTAAtgtgaaaatatataatgaaagTAGATCTAAAAATGCTTACATTGATATATCATTCAAAGTAGATATAAATACACCTTTAGTTGCACTTAAAGAATTAAGAAAAAGTTTACAATATTTAGTAGACAGTAGACCAAGTGATTTCTGTAAAActaaaaatttatattttggATATTCTCTACAACCAGGacatttttatgaaataaGTTTTTGGATCAAATGTGTTGAAGGATGGGGTAACTGGAGGAAAGTTTTTGAATTAAGAACagatatatatgattttattattttacaaTTACGTATTTTAAGTATATCTTATAGATTGCCAACTCAAAAAATTGGATTCACAGCTCCTCTTAATATAGCAGACggttataataataataataataataatattaataatatacaatcTAATTATAATACGAATcgtaatataaataataatatgaatattaatACACAACAACCTAAAATTAATTATCCACCTCATGGGAATAATAATTTCCCTACACAACATCTCAGATATAATAGGAATAAACCTCTACAATATACTAGTCCACCTAAAGAAGCAAGAAATCCTCTTTTTCTAGAAGCAGCAAAACATAAAAGAGAATTTGATATTTCATCTCACCAATCGAGTAATGAACAGCATGAAGCTCCAATtcatatgatatataatgaagatCTTAATTTCGAAGATCAacctttaaaaaaaaataaagttaAATCTGTATATAATTGTTACAAGTATGTAAAAAGTagaaatgataataatatggataCATCTATTGAAAATAGAAATGGATATATGTATGAATCGTATctacaaaaaaatgaggattataatgattattttatatataataaaagaataaaagAAACACATGACTTTAATacaaagaaaaatataaatataaataataataaaatgaacaacaataagaataattttttgatGAATACATTTCAAAACAATGTCCAGTCCATAAGTTCAATGAATAATTACCATgatgtatattataataatgataaatattataagaCATTACATGAACAACAAAAgttgtataataataataataatataaaaaatattaacaatcatgaaaatatagataatatagataatcataattataataggataaacaatatattatatgacTATACAAACATGAACTTAATAACTTCTGATAATTCTTATTCgtatgataataaaaagataattAAATGTAACAATGTACCAGGCGTTTTAAATAGTGATGACTCTAATCATACAGACAATATGAAgggaaataatatatatagaaataacaatcattttaataatagtaGGAATAATATGAAGGTTAAAAGCGGTGATTATTTTAATCCTGTATATCcttataatgatgatatatatacagcacacaaaaataaagaaccacaaaatatatttgaaaatttatataaattaaaaaaaatatctaACCCTAACTCggatgaaaaaaattatttttcatatgaCAGTTCTTCTGGATATGATAGTTACGATTGTGTTAAGCATTTTACATATCTCCATGATAAAAAGcaaaacattttattaaaaagacGAAAGATTAAAATGGCTTAA